Proteins encoded within one genomic window of Mya arenaria isolate MELC-2E11 chromosome 13, ASM2691426v1:
- the LOC128212859 gene encoding uncharacterized protein DDB_G0274171-like: MGTGSGNDFRRDRGNGRMTRPCFHVRCPLLTCSRDEQVTPVGSCCPICKDPCNDVVCPEKKICPGGMKPIFPPGECCPICPTGPQNCVGISCDFPTCLGGATPTTKPGECCPSCPPGPMDCTKIKCDWFLCPDGSAPVTKSGACCPSECPLDCSAVFCGVPRCEGGVKPVRNSGECCANCPPGFADCNTVDCLWLNCPEGQQETTKPGDCCPTCSTGLPNPINCARVSCIQPRCLGGVRPDIKPGECCPSCPREPPHCANVLCVNRLVCPFGTRPIRLEGECCETCQPQGCDMTVCDPLPHCPWGIQPAVNSGHCCPTCQTGPLNCPSDVRCPAFSVCPNGAPPVLTPGECCPQCLECTETCPTVACSTGYSPKIMPEECCPTCQPTEQTGYTW; encoded by the exons ATGGGCACTGGGTCTGGCAACGATTTTCGACGAGATAGAGGAAACGGTCGCATGACCAGGCCCTGTTTCCATGTTCGCTGTCCATTGCTGACATGTTCTCGCGATGAGCAAGTTACACCAGTCGGCTCTTGCTGTCCTATCTGCAAAGATCCCTGCAATGACGTAGTCTGTccggaaaaaaaaatatgtcctgGGGGAATGAAACCAATTTTCCCACCAGGAGAATGTTGCCCTATTTGTCCGACCGGACCGCAAAACTGTGTAGGCATTTCATGTGATTTTCCAACTTGTCTTGGGGGAGCGACGCCGACAACAAAGCCGGGCGAATGTTGCCCGAGCTGTCCACCAGGACCAATGGACTGCACAAAGATTAAATGTGACTGGTTTTTATGTCCAGATGGAAGTGCACCGGTGACCAAATCAGGAGCATGTTGTCCATCCGAATGCCCATTGGATTGTAGTGCTGTATTTTGTGGTGTTCCAAGATGTGAAGGAGGTGTCAAACCAGTTAGGAATTCGGGAGAATGTTGTGCAAATTGTCCACCAGGATTTGCAGACTGCAACACTGTTGATTGCTTATGGCTAAATTGCCCGGAAGGTCAGCAGGAGACCACAAAACCCGGCGACTGCTGCCCTACATGCTCGACAGGACTGCCAAATCCGATAAACTGTGCCCGTGTAAGCTGTATTCAGCCGCGTTGCCTCGGTGGTGTGAGGCCTGACATCAAGCCTGGCGAATGTTGCCCGTCATGTCCGAGGGAACCACCTCACTGTGCAAATGTTCTGTGTGTTAATCGACTAGTCTGTCCTTTTGGCACCAGGCCGATCAGGCTTGAAGGTGAATGCTGTGAAACCTGCCAACCCCAAg GTTGCGACATGACAGTGTGCGACCCTTTGCCACATTGTCCTTGGGGTATACAACCGGCTGTCAACTCCGGCCATTGTTGTCCAACATGTCAAACTGGACCTCTAAACTGCCCGAGCGACGTGCGGTGTCCAGCATTCTCAGTCTGTCCTAACGGCGCTCCGCCGGTATTAACTCCGGGAGAATGCTGTCCCCAATGTTTGGAATGCACTGAAACATGTCCAACGGTGGCTTGTTCTACGGGCTATAGTCCAAAGATAATGCCAGAAGAATGCTGTCCAACTTGCCAGCCAACAG AGCAAACCGGATATACCTGGTAG
- the LOC128215469 gene encoding uncharacterized protein DDB_G0274171-like has product MTDNDQKMNHINAKFNGSDEQITPVGSCCPICQDACNDAVCLESMICPGGMDPVFQPGECCPSCPTGPQNCAGIQCDYQTCPGGLTPTTRPGDCCPSCPTGPQNCAGIQCDYQTCPGGVTPTTRPGNCCPSCPIGPPNCAGIQCHYQTCPGGVTPTTRPGDCCPSCPIGPPNCAGIQCDYQTCPGGVTPTTRPGDCCPSCPIGPPNCAGIQCDYQTCPGGVTPTTRPGDCCPSCPTGPPNCAGIQCDYQTCPGGVTPTTRPGDCCPSCPTGPPNCAGIQCDYQTCPGGVTPTTRPGDCCPSCLSGQHNCAGIQCNYPTCSGGVTATTRPGDCCPSCPIGPPNCAGIQCHYQTCPGGVTPTTRPGDCCPSCPSGPHNCAGIHCNWPNCPGGAQPTTKPGKCCPECPDICQGVSCYPPRCPVGVSPITQPEDCCPRCPTGPPNCAGIQCDWPNCPGGVTPISLPGDCCASCPTGQPDCSRIRCYLPKCPRGVRPVTKIGECCPSCPDSCQGITCYPPICPGGAKSVTKPGECCPTCSDPCRGILCYPPNCPRGVTPTTKPGECCPSCPPGPPDCTMIQCDWFPCPDGSSPLTIPGECCPSKCPLDCSAVPCIAPRCQGGVQPIRNSGECCAKCPPRFPDCNLIDCVWPQCQGGELPTSKPGDCCSTCPTRPPNPPNCARQSCILPHCPGGVVPETKPGECCPSCPTGPPNCANALCLNRPVCPNGAQPIKLPGECCPRCLECAGPCPSLMCSEGLSPRILPGECCETCQPQAKNKDMVGNGRCSGSMEDAPEEAQGLTMSFHKEKETAE; this is encoded by the exons ATGAACAAATTACACCAGTCGGCTCTTGCTGTCCTATCTGTCAAGATGCCTGCAATGATGCGGTCTGCCTCGAGTCTATGATATGTCCTGGAGGGATGGATCCAGTTTTCCAGCCAGGAGAATGTTGCCCTAGCTGTCCGACAGGACCGCAGAACTGTGCAGGTATTCAGTGTGACTATCAAACTTGTCCTGGAGGACTGACACCTACAACACGGCCTGGAGACTGTTGCCCTAGCTGTCCGACAGGACCGCAGAACTGTGCAGGTATTCAGTGTGACTATCAAACTTGTCCTGGAGGAGTGACACCGACAACACGGCCTGGAAACTGTTGCCCTAGCTGTCCGATCGGACCACCAAACTGCGCGggcattcaatgtcactatcaAACTTGTCCTGGAGGAGTGACACCGACAACAAGGCCTGGAGACTGTTGCCCTAGCTGTCCGATCGGACCACCGAACTGCGCGGGCATTCAGTGTGACTATCAAACTTGTCCTGGAGGAGTGACACCGACAACAAGGCCTGGAGACTGTTGCCCTAGCTGTCCGATCGGACCACCAAACTGCGCGGGCATTCAGTGTGACTATCAAACTTGTCCTGGAGGAGTGACACCGACAACAAGGCCTGGAGACTGTTGCCCTAGCTGTCCGACAGGACCACCAAACTGTGCAGGTATTCAGTGTGACTATCAAACTTGTCCTGGAGGAGTGACACCGACAACAAGGCCTGGAGACTGTTGCCCTAGCTGTCCGACCGGACCACCAAACTGTGCAGGTATCCAGTGTGACTATCAAACTTGTCCTGGAGGAGTGACACCGACAACAAGGCCTGGAGACTGTTGCCCTAGCTGTCTATCTGGACAGCATAACTGTGCGGGTATTCAATGTAACTATCCAACTTGTTCTGGTGGAGTGACTGCGACAACACGGCCTGGAGACTGTTGCCCTAGCTGTCCGATCGGACCACCAAACTGCGCGggcattcaatgtcactatcaAACTTGTCCTGGAGGAGTGACACCGACAACACGACCTGGAGACTGTTGCCCTAGCTGTCCTTCCGGACCGCATAACTGTGCAGGTATACATTGTAATTGGCCTAATTGTCCTGGGGGTGCTCAACCTACTACAAAACCGGGCAAATGCTGCCCTGAATGTCCCGATATATGTCAGGGAGTGTCATGTTATCCGCCGAGATGTCCTGTAGGAGTGTCGCCGATAACACAGCCTGAAGACTGTTGCCCAAGATGTCCGACCGGACCGCCTAACTGCGCGGGGATTCAATGTGACTGGCCAAATTGTCCTGGGGGAGTGACGCCAATATCACTGCCTGGCGACTGTTGTGCAAGCTGTCCAACCGGACAACCGGACTGCTCAAGGATTCGGTGTTACTTGCCAAAGTGTCCTAGAGGAGTTCGACCGGTTACAAAAATAGGTGAATGTTGTCCGAGCTGCCCCGACTCATGTCAAGGAATAACATGTTATCCACCCATTTGTCCTGGAGGAGCTAAAAGTGTAACGAAACCAGGTGAATGCTGTCCCACCTGCTCCGACCCCTGCAGAGGAATACTATGTTATCCACCAAATTGTCCACGGGGCGTAACGCCGACAACAAAGCCGGGTGAATGTTGCCCGAGCTGTCCGCCGGGACCGCCGGACTGCACAATGATTCAGTGTGACTGGTTCCCATGTCCAGATGGATCTTCGCCGTTGACCATACCAGGAGAATGTTGTCCATCAAAATGCCCATTGGATTGTAGTGCAGTTCCTTGTATAGCCCCAAGATGCCAGGGCGGTGTCCAGCCAATAAGGAATTCCGGAGAATGTTGTGCAAAATGTCCACCAAGATTTCCAGACTGCAACCTTATTGATTGTGTTTGGCCACAATGTCAGGGAGGGGAACTGCCGACATCAAAACCCGGTGACTGTTGCTCTACATGTCCAACAAGACCACCAAATCCGCCAAACTGTGCACGTCAAAGCTGTATTCTGCCGCATTGCCCGGGTGGCGTGGTGCCTGAAACTAAGCCCGGCGAATGTTGTCCATCATGTCCGACCGGACCACCTAACTGTGCCAATGCGCTGTGTCTAAATCGACCAGTCTGTCCTAATGGTGCCCAGCCGATCAAGCTTCCTGGTGAATGCTGTCCCCGGTGTCTGGAATGTGCTGGACCATGTCCATCGCTGATGTGTTCTGAGGGTCTATCGCCAAGAATATTACCTGGAGAATGCTGTGAAACCTGCCAACCCCAAG CCAAAAACAAGGATATGGTAGGGAACGGGAGATGTTCAGGCAGTATGGAGGACGCCCCGGAAGAGGCACAGGGCCTGACCATGTCCTTTCACAAGGAAAAAGAAACGGCCGAATAA